The bacterium genome has a window encoding:
- a CDS encoding (2Fe-2S) ferredoxin domain-containing protein yields MAKLKIQDLKRIRDESKRTVLLREGTARAKVTIHMGTCGIAAGAREIMDQVLRLVEKHNVQDVMITSSGCAGMCSHEPMMTVEYRYTAPVKYIDLNKEKVTKIFEEHVLNGEPVPEYALGVGSESMY; encoded by the coding sequence ATGGCCAAACTGAAAATCCAGGACCTGAAGAGGATCAGAGACGAGTCAAAACGAACTGTCCTTCTCAGGGAGGGGACGGCAAGAGCCAAGGTGACTATCCACATGGGCACCTGCGGGATTGCGGCTGGTGCACGAGAGATCATGGACCAGGTCCTGCGCCTCGTTGAGAAGCACAACGTGCAGGACGTTATGATTACTTCGTCGGGATGCGCTGGCATGTGCAGCCACGAGCCCATGATGACGGTCGAATACCGGTACACAGCGCCCGTCAAATACATTGATCTAAACAAAGAAAAGGTAACCAAGATATTCGAGGAGCATGTTCTAAACGGCGAGCCTGTCCCAGAATATGCACTTGGCGTCGGCTCCGAATCGATGTATTAA